A DNA window from Loxodonta africana isolate mLoxAfr1 chromosome 7, mLoxAfr1.hap2, whole genome shotgun sequence contains the following coding sequences:
- the LOC100663199 gene encoding olfactory receptor 8J2-like — protein sequence MAPGNLTWVTEFILMGITDLPELQVPLFFVFLVIYGLTVVGNLGTIILTSVDSRLQAPMYFFLRHLAITNLGNSTTIAPKMLVNFLVKKKTISYYCCAAQLGGFIVFMVAEIFILAAMAYDRYVAICNPLLYMVVVSRQICLLLVSLTYLFSLTTALTVSSFVFSVSYCSSNVINHFYCDNVPLLALSCSDTYIPETAVFTFSGTNLFFSLIIVLISYFNIVLTILRIQSSEGRQKAFSTCASHMMAVTVFYGTLLFMYLQPRTNHSLDTDKMASVFYTLVIPMLNPLLYSLRNKDMKDVLKRFLNNSCKSLKLM from the coding sequence ATGGCTCCAGGGAATCTCACATGGGTGACTGAGTTCATTCTCATGGGAATCACAGACCTTCCTGAGCTCCAGGTCccccttttctttgtcttcctggTGATCTATGGGCTGACTGTGGTAGGGAACCTGGGCACCATCATCCTCACCAGTGTTGACTCCAGACTTCAagcccccatgtactttttccttcgACACTTGGCTATCACGAATCTTGGCAATTCTACCACCATTGCCCCTAAAATGTTGGTAAACTTCTTGGTTAAGAAGAAAACCATCTCATACTACTGTTGTGCAGCTCAACTAGGTGGATTCATAGTTTTCATGGTGGCTGAAATTTTCATACTGGCcgcaatggcctatgaccgttatGTGGCCATTTGCAATCCCCTGCTCTACATGGTGGTGGTatctcggcagatctgccttctgCTAGTATCCCTCACATACCTCTTCAGTCTGACCACAGCACTGACTGTCTCTTCCTTTGTGTTCTCTGTGTCATACTGTTcttccaatgtaatcaaccattTTTACTGTGATAACGTCCCTTTGCTAGCATTGTCCTGTTCTGATACTTACATTCCAGAAACAGCAGTGTTTACCTTTTCTGGTACCAATCTGTTTTTCTCCTTGATCATTGTTCTAATATCCTACTTCAACATTGTTCTCACCATTTTGAGGATACAGTCCTCGGAAGGGAGGCAAAAAGCTTTTTCCACCTGTGCTTCTCACATGATGGCTGTCACTGTGTTTTATGGGACCCTCCTGTTCATGTATTTGCAACCAAGGACCAACCACTCACTAGATACTGATAAAATGGCCTCAGTCTTTTACACCCTAGTGATACCAATGCTGAATCCCCTCCTTTACAGCCTAAGGAACAAGGACATGAAGGATGTACTGAAGAGATTCCTAAATAACTCATGCAAATCGCTCAAACTAATGTAA